From a region of the Candidatus Hydrogenedentota bacterium genome:
- a CDS encoding DNA repair protein RadA encodes MSKAKSTFVCQSCGAISVRWSGRCDACGEWNTIVEEEVVESGKHTRQSFKEQAAAPIPITDSAQGVSTRLDIQLAECNRVMGGGIVPGSLT; translated from the coding sequence ATGTCAAAAGCCAAGTCGACCTTTGTCTGCCAGAGTTGTGGCGCGATTTCCGTTCGATGGTCCGGACGCTGCGACGCGTGCGGCGAATGGAATACCATCGTCGAAGAAGAGGTCGTCGAGTCTGGAAAGCATACCCGTCAATCCTTCAAGGAGCAAGCTGCCGCACCCATTCCCATAACCGATAGCGCGCAAGGGGTTTCTACCCGCCTCGACATCCAACTCGCGGAGTGCAACCGCGTGATGGGCGGCGGAATTGTCCCCGGATCGTTGAC